A genomic window from Salvia hispanica cultivar TCC Black 2014 chromosome 5, UniMelb_Shisp_WGS_1.0, whole genome shotgun sequence includes:
- the LOC125188570 gene encoding transcription factor MYB3R-1-like yields the protein MESDRTGSNNNPSDVAKNGLQRSRPSHGRTSGPTRRSTKGQWTAEEDEVLRMAVQRFKGKNWKKIAECFKDRTDVQCLHRWQKVLNPELVKGPWSKEEDEVITELVNKYGPKKWSTIANHLPGRIGKQCRERWHNHLNPNINKEAWTQDEELTLIRAHQIYGNKWAELTKLLPGRTDNSIKNHWNSSVKKKLDMYLASGLLSQFQDQPLMIPPNQSEASSSSKAQLCSEEDNSVVRGGTEAEEASECSQGSNIASMSRPISSTAVHPIGDCRITEESNSSQYSEDYRPAFQEEAFPIPEAPCELSNKFLEHDFSLDWSSLSGKDWQLNPNELPDMSLLDLGQESPGMFALTSSSGQNTNHEEVSFQQESHMPLGTFTSMVNMAVDADTPNMIATSDCRMVYTHTSEVLNYIDTLLNHSSTLQFPENESVAPQSCYAPSDMLGASFSQSVPFPMQVPAADGQQMFDTDPNQYSSSHADQEPNPPSTHDDFIYTSESSHLQCEDNSVEVKETPKLVSANDFVSTSSNDSQSCPLVENDSGALFYEPPRFPSLDIPFFSCDLIQSGSDMHQEYSPLGIRQLMISNMTPFKLWDSPSRDDSPDAILKSAAKTFTGTPSILKKRHRDLVSPLSEKRGEKKLEGPRNHEAFSNMTNGFPRLEFMFDECIDKKGQLVSLSPDRRNFEVSFMEKENAASASELEPNDLNGSDCSNSMTAKIAPTDLRTKNLERDSTESANEPSGVLLEHDVNDLLFFSPERVILKNDRTVGISARTLAKQSSRRLDAVSKPGAILTSSDACFSFICSPRLASKDRTNLFITTSLQSLSPSAKKVESSGKGLASENNNIFIESTPYKRTMDSPSAWKSPWFINGFAPGPRVDTDITIEDIGYLLSSPRDGGYDAIGLMKQLGEQTASAFADAQKVLGDETPETIMKGKCVTSLNASAASSSMTERRTLDFSECGTPGKESARFSSSTSFSSPSSYLLKSCR from the exons ATGGAAAGTGATAGAACAGGAAGCAATAATAACCCTTCAGACGTTGCAAAAAATGGTCTGCAACGATCTCGGCCTTCACATGG GAGAACTAGTGGCCCAACACGACGTTCGACGAAGGGACAATGGACTGCAGAAGAG GATGAGGTATTGCGAATGGCTGTTCAACGCTTCAAAGggaaaaattggaaaaagataG CGGAGTGTTTCAAGGACCGAACAGATGTTCAGTGCCTACATAGGTGGCAGAAAGTTCTTAATCCAGAGCTAGTTAAAGGTCCCTGGTCGAAAGAG GAGGATGAAGTAATAACTGAGTTGGTCAACAAATATGGTCCCAAAAAGTGGTCTACGATTGCAAATCATCTTCCTGGGCGTATAGGGAAGCAGTGTCGTGAAAG GTGGCACAATCATCTTAATCCCAATATAAACAAGGAAGCTTGGACACAGGATGAGGAATTAACATTGATCCGTGCTCATCAAATTTATGGAAACAAATGGGCTGAGTTAACTAAGTTATTGCCTGGGAG AACCGACAACTCTATCAAAAACCATTGGAATAGTTCTGTCAAGAAGAAATTGGACATGTATTTAGCTTCAGGGTTACTTTCACAATTCCAAGATCAACCTCTTATGATTCCTCCTAATCAGTCAGAAGCTTCCTCCTCTTCAAAGGCACAACTATGCAGTGAAGAAGACAATAGTGTTGTTAGAGGCGGAACCGAAGCAGAGGAAGCTTCTGAATGCAGTCAAGGTTCTAACATTGCTAGTATGTCTCGACCAATTAGCAGCACAGCTGTACATCCCATAGGGGACTGCAGAATAACTGAAGAATCAAATTCAAGTCAGTATTCTGAAGATTATCGTCCTGCATTTCAAGAAGAAGCGTTTCCTATACCAGAAGCACCTTGTGAACTGAGCAACAAGTTTCTTGAGCATGATTTCTCTCTAGATTGGAGTTCCTTATCGGGGAAAGATTGGCAACTAAATCCTAATGAACTACCAGACATGTCTTTGCTAGATCTGGGGCAAGAGTCACCTGGAATGTTCGCCTTAACATCTTCAAGTGGCCAGAATACTAATCATGAAGAAGTATCCTTTCAGCAAGAGTCTCATATGCCATTAGGGACTTTTACTTCCATGGTAAACATGGCTGTAGATGCTGATACCCCAAATATGATCGCGACTTCAGATTGCAGGATGGTATACACACATACCTCTGAAGTTTTGAACTACATAGATACATTGCTCAATCATTCGTCAACGCTACAGTTTCCTGAAAATGAGTCGGTTGCTCCACAATCTTGTTATGCGCCTTCTGATATGCTGGGCGCTTCATTTTCTCAGTCTGTCCCCTTCCCTATGCAAGTTCCTGCAGCCGATGGTCAGCAAATGTTTGATACTGATCCAAATCAGTACAGTAGTTCACATGCAGATCAGGAACCAAATCCACCAAGTACACAtgatgattttatatatacctCGGAGTCCAGTCACTTGCAATGTGAAGATAATTCCGTCGAGGTAAAGGAAACACCAAAGCTAGTTTCAGCTAATGACTTTGTCTCAACATCATCAAATGATTCTCAGAGTTGTCCtttagtggaaaatgattcTGGAGCTTTATTCTACGAGCCCCCACGTTTTCCAAGCTTGGATATACCATTCTTCAGTTGTGATCTCATACAATCAGGTAGCGACATGCATCAAGAGTACAGCCCACTTGGCATCCGCCAACTGATGATATCTAACATGACCCCATTCAAACTGTGGGATTCACCATCCAGAGATGATAGCCCTGATGCAATTCTCAAAAGTGCTGCTAAAACTTTTACAGGCACGCCATCAATATTGAAGAAAAGACACCGTGACTTGGTGTCTCCTTTGTCTGAAAAGAGAGGTGAAAAGAAGCTTGAAGGTCCTAGAAACCATGAAGCATTTTCAAATATGACCAATGGTTTTCCCAGGTTAGAGTTTATGTTTGATGAATGCATAGACAAAAAAGGACAGCTGGTTTCACTATCGCCAGACAGAAGAAACTTTGAAGTGTCTTTTATGGAAAAAGAAAACGCAGCTTCTGCTTCTGAACTGGAGCCAAATGACCTCAACGGCAGTGATTGTTCGAACAGCATGACTGCAAAGATAGCTCCCACTGATCTCAGAACTAAGAATTTAGAAAGGGACTCGACTGAATCA GCAAACGAGCCTTCTGGAGTCCTTCTTGAACACGATGTGAATGACCTGCTATTCTTTTCTCCGGAGCGTGTTATACTCAAGAATGATAGAACAGTTGGTATAAGTGCTAGAACTCTCGCAAAACAGTCTTCACGAAGATTAGATGCTGTGTCTAAACCTGGCGCCATTTTAACATCCTCGGACGCATGCTTTTCTTTCATTTGTTCTCCTCGGCTGGCTTCAAAGGACAGGACCAATTTGTTTATAACTACATCTCTGCAATCGTTGAGTCCTTCAGCGAAGAAAGTCGAGAGTTCTGGCAAAGGTTTAGCCAGTGAAAACAATAACAT ATTTATTGAGTCAACACCGTATAAGAGGACTATGGATTCTCCTTCGGCTTGGAAGTCCCCATGGTTTATCAACGGCTTTGCTCCAGGCCCAAGAGTTGATACAGATATAACTATTGAG GACATTGGCTATTTATTGAGCTCCCCGAGGGACGGAGGCTACGATGCCATCGGGTTAATGAAGCAATTAGGAGAGCAGACAGCCAGTGCGTTTGCTGACGCCCAGAAGGTTCTTGGAGATGAAACTCCGGAAACCATAATGAAGGGGAAATGTGTCACAAGCCTCAACGCAAGCGCTGCTTCAAGTTCCATG
- the LOC125188571 gene encoding protein ALTERED PHOSPHATE STARVATION RESPONSE 1-like, with protein sequence MGCAQSKIDNEESVSRCKERRNLMKEAVVARNAFASAHSGYSVSLKDTGAALSDFAGGEVPPPPLEAATADPPVVDLPPPPPPSAMGSNLPPPPPPLPSFSPMPTPPLQRAVTMPALSESVRKGKMKGVAVHEDDIYEEDEVEEEEDEEDRFRRRKKGVEEAEVETPIRPPPNPSTTPSEIRGMAWDYFFMDNTPHSNLDEAVEGGDGGYGEEMNGNLDQAFENVAGNDEFKTPEKQVGFEEFKTPEETPASVPAPKFMHSNTAPPAVSRIVMGGNAAGNDNGVDLLKVLSEIDDHFLKASQSSQAVSKMLEATRLHYHSNFADNRGHIDHAARVMQVITWNKSFKGVPNGEAANDSFDPDDYETHATVLDKLLAWEKKLYEEIKAGELMKREYQRKVGVLNKLKKRNASAEQVEKAKAAVSHLHTRYIVDMQSLDSTVSEVNDIRDKQLFPKLVSLVQGMTTMWESMCIHHNSQLEIVTGLKSLDISGVLIETTKHHHDRTKQLATVLEQWHSQFDKLVTGQRQYIGALSSWLKLNLIPIESSLKEKVSSPPRAPNPPIQPLLRAWHDYLEKLPDEVAKSAIASFAAVIKTIILHQEEEMKLKDKYDETRREYIRKKQAFEEWVHKYRNRRTPPDEGDAEKTGESGTKDPVTERQFVVESLKKRMEEEMEEHQKHCIQVREKSLGSLKIRLPEIFRALSDYANACYEAYEQLRLLTASQHPNPNAGA encoded by the exons ATGGGGTGTGCGCAATCGAAAATCGACAATGAGGAATCGGTTTCAAGGTGTAAGGAGAGGAGGAATTTGATGAAGGAGGCTGTTGTTGCGAGGAATGCCTTTGCCTCGGCGCATTCCGGCTACTCCGTCTCGCTTAAAGACACCGGCGCCGCCCTGAGCGACTTCGCCGGCGGAGAGgtcccgccgccgccgctggaAGCGGCGACGGCGGATCCCCCGGTTGTGGACCTGCCCCCGCCTCCCCCTCCGTCGGCGATGGGGTCGAACCTCCCGCCGCCTCCCCCGCCGCTGCCGAGCTTCTCTCCCATGCCGACGCCGCCGCTCCAACGGGCGGTGACTATGCCGGCATTGTCGGAGTCGGTTAGGAAGGGGAAGATGAAAGGGGTGGCTGTTCACGAGGACGATATCTACGAGGAGGACGAggtggaggaagaggaggacgaggaggataGGTTTCGTAGGAGGAAGAAAGGGGTTGAGGAGGCTGAGGTCGAGACTCCGATAAGGCCGCCTCCTAACCCCTCCACGACTCCCTCGGAGATTAGAGGGATGGCGTGGGATTACTTCTTCATGGACAACACGCCCCACTCGAATTTGGACGAGGCTGTGGAAGGGGGCGATGGTGGCTATGGCGAGGAAATGAATGGGAATCTCGACCAGGCGTTTGAGAATGTGGCCGGAAATGATGAGTTCAAGACTCCGGAGAAGCAAGTGGGGTTCGAGGAGTTCAAGACGCCTGAGGAGACGCCAGCGTCCGTGCCAGCCCCGAAGTTTATGCACTCCAACACCGCGCCTCCTGCTGTTAGCAGAATCGTTATGGGTGGGAATGCGGCAGGAAATGATAATGGTGTGGATTTGTTGAAGGTTTTGAGTGAGATCGACGATCATTTCCTTAAAGCTTCCCAAAGCTCGCAAGCCGTTTCAAAGATGCTCGAGGCCACGAGGTTGCATTACCACTCGAATTTCGCTGATAATCGAG GACACATCGACCATGCAGCTCGTGTCATGCAAGTTATTACTTGGAACAAATCCTTTAAGGGCGTGCCTAATGGCGAGGCAGCGAATGATAGCTTTGATCCAGATGATTACGAGACGCATGCCACTGTTTTGGACAAGTTGCTAGCTTGGGAGAAAAAGCTATACGAAGAAATAAAG GCGGGCGAGCTTATGAAACGTGAATATCAACGAAAAGTCGGCGTGCTGAATAAGCTAAAGAAACGCAATGCTAGTGCCGAGCAAGTAGAGAAGGCGAAAGCTGCTGTTAGCCATTTGCATACGcgatatatagttgacatgcaATCCTTGGATTCGACCGTCTCAGAAGTCAATGATATACGTGATAAGCAGTTGTTTCCGAAGCTCGTGTCGCTCGTTCAAGG GATGACGACGATGTGGGAGTCTATGTGCATACATCATAACAGCCAGCTCGAGATTGTCACGGGCCTCAAATCCCTCGACATCTCGGGCGTCCTGATCGAGACGACCAAGCACCATCACGACCGGACGAAGCAGCTCGCGACTGTCCTCGAGCAATGGCACTCGCAGTTCGATAAGCTCGTGACGGGCCAGAGGCAGTACATCGGCGCGCTCAGCAGCTGGCTGAAGCTGAATCTCATCCCGATCGAGAGCAGCTTGAAGGAGAAAGTCTCGTCACCACCGAGAGCTCCAAACCCTCCGATCCAGCCGCTGCTCCGCGCGTGGCACGACTACCTCGAGAAGCTCCCCGACGAGGTGGCGAAGAGCGCCATCGCGTCGTTCGCCGCCGTGATCAAGACCATCATCCTCCACCAGGAAGAGGAGATGAAGCTGAAGGACAAGTACGATGAGACGAGACGGGAGTACATCCGGAAGAAGCAAGCCTTCGAGGAGTGGGTGCACAAGTACAGGAACCGCAGGACGCCCCCGGACGAGGGCGACGCCGAGAAGACCGGGGAGAGCGGGACGAAGGACCCGGTGACGGAGAGGCAGTTCGTGGTCGAGAGTTTGAAGAAGCGGATGGAGGAGGAGATGGAGGAGCATCAGAAGCATTGCATTCAGGTGCGGGAGAAGTCACTCGGAAGCCTCAAGATCCGGCTTCCGGAGATATTCCGAGCTCTCTCGGACTACGCCAATGCATGCTATGAGGCGTACGAGCAGCTGAGATTGCTCACAGCATCACAACATCCTAATCCAAATGCAGGAGCCTAA
- the LOC125188998 gene encoding beta-adaptin-like protein A — MAPPAQSHRSPSPSQPSGKGEVSDLKTQLRQLAGSRAPGTDDTKRELFKKVISYMTIGIDVSSVFSEMVMCSATSDIVLKKMCYLYVGNYAKHNPDLALLTINFLQRDCKDEDPMIRGLALRSLCSLGVANLVEYLVGPLGNGLKDGNSYVRMVAAVGVLKLYHLSASTCLDADFPPLLKQLMLKDKDAQVVANCLTSLQEIWSLEASTSEEAAREREMLLSKPVVYYFLNRMKEFSEWAQCIVLELVSKYVPVDSEEIFDIMNLLEDRLQHANGAVVLATIKVFLHMTLSMTDVHQQVYERIKAPLLTLVSSGSPEQSYAVLSHLHLLVMRAPYIFSSDYKHFYCQYNEPFYVKKLKLDMLTAVANESNTYEIVTELCEYVANVDIPMARESIRAVGKIALQQYDVNAIVDRLLQFLEMEKEHVTAETLVLVKDLLRKYPQWSHDCIAVVGNISSKNVQEPKAKAALIWMLGEYAQDMQDSPYILEGLVENWDEENSAEVRLHLLTAVMKCFLRRAPETQKALGDALAAGVADFHQDVHDRALLYYRLLKYDVSVAERIVNPPKQAVSVFADTQSSEMKDRIFDEFNSLSVVYQKPSYMFTDKEHRGPFGFSEELGTLSIGTEPSDGAVAAQRVEANDKDLLLGTSEKEESHGYGNNGSVYSAPSYDASTTAGASQGHFDLVSIDQPSTLHPPSGFAIDDLLGLGMPATPSSAPPALLLNAKAAIDPNAFQQKWRQLPVSLSQETSIDPQGVAGMTNPQALPQHMQGHSINCIASGGQAPNFKFFFFAQKAEGSSAYLVECVINSSSCKVQLKIKTDDQVTSQAFSELFQSALSKFGSA; from the exons ATGGCACCTCCAGCTCAATCTCATCGATCCCCTTCTCCATCGCAGCCGTCCGG AAAGGGAGAGGTTTCGGATCTTAAAACGCAGCTACGGCAGTTGGCAGGTAGCCGAGCTCCTGGAACCGATGACACGAAGAGAGAGTTGTTCAAGAAGGTTATATCGTACATGACTATTGGGATCGATGTATCATCAGTTTTTAGTGAAATGGTGATGTGCTCGGCTACCTCTGACATTGTGCTGAAAAAGATGTGTTATTTGTATGTTGGGAACTACGCAAAGCACAATCCGGATCTTGCACTTTTGACTATTAACTTTCTTCAAAGGGATTGCAAGGATGAGGACCCCATGATTCGGGGGTTGGCTCTGAGGAGTTTGTGTTCACTTGGTGTGGCGAATTTGGTGGAGTACTTGGTGGGGCCATTGGGTAATGGGCTAAAAGACGGGAATAGCTATGTGAGGATGGTTGCAGCTGTCGGAGTGCTCAAGCTGTACCACCTATCGGCGTCAACATGCTTGGATGCTGATTTTCCGCCTCTGTTGAAGCAATTAATGCTCAAAGACAAAGATGCACAG GTTGTTGCAAACTGTTTAACTTCGCTGCAAGAGATCTGGAGTCTCGAAGCAAGCACATCCGAGGAAGcagcaagagagagagaaatgttGCTTAGCAAGCCAGTTGtatattactttttaaatAG GATGAAAGAGTTCAGTGAATGGGCCCAGTGTATTGTCTTAGAGTTGGTTTCTAAGTATGTCCCTGTGGATAGTGAAGAAATCTTTGACATTATGAATCTTCTTGAAGATAGACTTCAACATGCAAATGGTGCAGTCGTCTTGGCCACTATTAAGGTCTTTTTGCATATGACGCTGTCCATGACCGATGTTCACCAACAG GTCTATGAGCGAATTAAAGCTCCTCTGCTCACTTTGGTAAGCTCAGGAAGTCCCGAACAATCGTATGCAGTCCTTAGCCACCTTCATTTACTTGTGATGCGTGCGCCATACATTTTCTCTTCGGACTACAAGCACTTCTACTGCCAGTATAATGAACCGTTTTATGTCAAAAAGTTAAAGCTTGATATGTTAACTGCTGTGGCAAATGAGAGCAATACGTATGAGATAG TGACCGAACTTTGTGAATATGTTGCCAATGTTGATATTCCAATGGCAAGGGAATCAATTCGAGCTGTGGGTAAAATTGCTTTGCAACAATATGATGTGAATGCCATAGTTGACCGACTGCTCCAGTTCTTGGAAATGGAAAAGGAGCATGTGACTGCTGAAACTCTT GTTCTTGTTAAAGACCTGCTTAGAAAATATCCGCAGTGGAGCCACGACTGCATAGCAGTTGTTGGGAATATCAGTAGTAAAAATGTTCAGGAACCAAAAGCCAAAGCTGCTCTCATTTGGATGCTCGGAGAATATGCTCAAGATATGCAAGATAGTCCTTATATTCTGGAGGGCCTTGTTGAGAACTGGGACGAGGAGAACTCTGCCGAG GTTCGTCTACATCTTCTTACAGCAGTAATGAAGTGCTTCTTGAGAAGAGCACCAGAGACTCAAAAGGCACTAGGGGATGCTCTAGCAGCTGGTGTTGCTGATTTTCATCAG GATGTTCACGATCGAGCGCTATTGTACTATAGGCTTCTAAAGTATGATGTTTCTGTTGCTGAGCGCATAGTAAACCCTCCAAAACAAGCTGTTTCAGTCTTTGCAGATACACAAAGTAGTGAAATGAAAGATCGCATCTTCGATGAATTCAACAGTCTATCTGTTGTGTACCAAAAG CCATCCTACATGTTCACTGACAAGGAACACAGAGGCCCATTTGGTTTCTCAGAGGAACTCGGTACTCTATCTATTGGCACCGAGCCCTCAGATGGTGCAGTTGCTGCTCAGAGAGTCGAGGCAAATGACAAGGACTTGTTATTGGGTACTTCTGAGAAGGAAGAGAGTCATGGTTATGGAAACAATGGTTCTGTATATAGTGCCCCTTCCTACGATGCCTCGACGACAGCTGGTGCTTCTCAGGGCCACTTTGACCTTGTATCGATAGACCAACCATCTACACTACATCCACCTTCTGGCTTTGCCATTGACGATCTACTCGGTCTTGGAATGCCAGCCACACCCAGTTCTGCTCCTCCTGCGTTGCTGCTTAACGCCAAAGCTGCCATAGACCCGAATGCATTTCAGCAGAAATGGCGCCAACTACCAGTATCTTTATCACAG GAAACCTCTATAGATCCACAAGGAGTGGCGGGAATGACGAATCCTCAAGCCCTCCCTCAGCATATGCAAGGCCACTCCATCAACTGCATAGCATCAGGCGGCCAAGCCCCGAATTTCAAGTTCTTTTTCTTCGCACAGAAGGCAGAGGGTTCGTCTGCTTATCTCGTGGAGTGTGTCATCAACTCATCGTCGTGTAAAGTGCAACTAAAGATCAAAACCGATGACCAGGTGACATCACAGGCGTTCTCCGAGCTGTTCCAGTCTGCACTGTCTAAATTCGGTTCTGCTTAG
- the LOC125186146 gene encoding uncharacterized protein LOC125186146 yields the protein MPATDSNWFNVFELEDKHKHRHRHKHKQDPITKFDFPQASRIEGSANGLLLLKNPFIDHLYICNPITREFVELHGRLTHPLRLGDCYGFGVSKLSGQHKIVYINPRYSGCHIYTLGTGSLWRRVKAAAPLFRRSFNSAGVLVNGNLHWPVTNDNWFPYICCFDLETESFSTFSAPVKSLCGMLFTLGGCLCFSDDVPCSDDNKLWLLKEYEQVEKVWCKVHCIVRRGEYIRVFVDDMIFGQDVLRRLQPINIYRNGDMLLLFDEKLFLYYSQKRRSIREIGVFGKMGTDCYYINSILLYPSFLSLKRNFGMKNVISF from the coding sequence ATGCCGGCTACAGATTCAAATTGGTTCAATGTTTTCGAATTGGAAGACAAGCACAAGCATAGGCACAGGCACAAGCATAAACAGGATCCAATCACCAAGTTTGATTTCCCCCAAGCCTCAAGAATAGAGGGTTCAGCCAACGGATTGCTTCTTCTTAAAAATCCTTTTATTGATCatctttatatatgtaatcCGATCACCCGTGAATTTGTTGAGCTCCATGGGCGTCTTACTCACCCACTTCGGTTGGGAGATTGTTATGGATTTGGAGTGAGCAAACTAAGTGGACAACATAAGATTGTCTATATTAATCCTAGGTACAGCGGATGTCATATATACACTCTTGGAACTGGATCTTTGTGGAGGCGTGTTAAAGCCGCTGCCCCCTTGTTTCGTCGCAGCTTCAATTCAGCTGGTGTATTAGTTAACGGCAATCTACATTGGCCAGTTACAAACGATAATTGGTTTCCTTACATTTGTTGTTTTGATCTTGAGACAGAAAGTTTTAGCACATTCTCTGCACCTGTTAAAAGTTTATGCGGAATGTTGTTTACTTTGGGGGGTTGTTTGTGTTTCAGTGATGATGTCCCATGTTCCGATGATAATAAACTCTGGTTGTTGAAGGAATACGAACAAGTTGAGAAAGTATGGTGCAAGGTACATTGCATCGTCAGGCGAGGAGAATACATAAGGGTCTTCGTGGATGATATGATCTTTGGTCAAGATGTACTCAGACGTCTTCAGCCTATCAATATTTACAGAAATGGTGACATGTTGCTGTTGTTTGATGAGAAGCTCTTTCTATACTATTCTCAAAAGAGGAGATCTATTAGAGAAATTGGTGTATTTGGTAAAATGGGTACTGATTGTTACTATATCAATTCCATTCTTCTCTATCCAAGTTTTCTTTcccttaaaagaaattttggTATGAagaatgtaatatcattttag